In the genome of Engraulis encrasicolus isolate BLACKSEA-1 chromosome 21, IST_EnEncr_1.0, whole genome shotgun sequence, the window GTCCCTCTCGGCAGTGATGGCATCACATCTCTCCTGTAACTGAGATTTGTCTCTAGTCAGACAGTCATATTTATCTTGGAGCTGAGATTTCACTCTGTTTACGCGGTCATATCGTTCTTGTAAACTAGATTTCTCTGAGAACATATTATTGTATTCAGTCTGTAGCTGAGGTTTTTCTGAAAAGAGGCTGTCGTAACTGGCCTGTAATTTTGCTTGTTCTACACTCATGGTGTTGTAACTGGTCTGCAGCTGAATTTTCTCTCTGTTGAGATTGTCATATCGTTTTTGTAAGTTGGACCTCTCTGACACCAAGTTATTGTATCGGGTCTGCAGTATAGATTTCTCTGAAACCAAGTTGTCCTGCTTCATCATCTGGACTGCAATGCCACACAGCAGGAGAGTGCAcagcagacccagacacacaACAGCAGTCTTCCAGGGCCCTGCAGAAGAGAGACAGTAGATTTCCTAAAATGAGCTCAATAGTCTGTTAATTGAGTCCACAAAAGCATCATGTGCAGATCTACAAGGTCACTTTAACAACTTTACTTAAAGGGAAACTCCggctaatttcaacatgcagttgtatgattaattataattatatatgctcactctacccttgactaATACTCGAATATatgccatttttttatttaggcctatccaAGATTCTGGCCACAGGGGCATAGGTTTGTTTACATATGGCTTGCAATGTCTTAACATGCCCCAAATATAATTCCAAAAGTTCTGAAACACCAGTAGACACCTTACAACAAACCACAAACTTTTTTGATGATTTTTTATTTCACTGTAAACAAACACATGCCCTGGCCTGGATCTCAGAAATGGCTGAACAAAAATATGCATACTGTCATgtcaagggtagagtgagcaatgCAACTGCATATTAAAATTAACAATATTCTCGTTTAAGATGCTATTGATGATTTATTGATGATGCTCAGATGCTCTGTGTACTGAGTTTAAAGTTTGTTCAAAACAATCTAGCTTCCAATCTACAGAGCAGGAAAAGCATGGTTAACATAAAAGCAACTTCAGTGAGAAAGCCTAGAAGCACCACTACTTTATCAGCATACATACTTCAAATGTGATGCTGGGTGCAGGGTGCAAATTCTACAAAGGAAACATTGAGAGCATCCTCTCCAGCTGGATTGCTGTGTGGAGTGGAAGCTGCACTGACAGTCCGCTGATGTTATGGTTCATAAACAAGAATGCAAAGCCAACAAATACAAAGTACAAATCGATTTGGCAGATATCCCCTTACTTTCACACTTAAACACATCACTAGAATGAAGGCCAAGTTTACATTTGCATGTTGAGCAATTGAGGACATACAGTGCTATTTAAAAATGGTCCTATTATTTTCGGATCTTGCACTCTATTAGCTTCTTATTGTACATACACTGTATGATGAACTATTTTCCTTTGCACTAAAAcctactctactgcactgtataCAAATTGTAATTGCCTATAACGTAAAATCAAAGAAAGTGACGTACCAATAATGGTGGAAGATGAATCAGGCTCAATCGGGACCTTGTGCTTTTCTTCTGCTGCAAGGTCTTGAGCTTGGACATTGGTGGTTGGCGCTGTAGATGATTTCTTCTCCCTACTCCCCCTCCAAGTGACTTTGTTACCAGTCTCATCATCAGATAGATTCGGGGTGAATTGATTTCTCCCAGAGGGGGGATTGCCTGCTGATGATGAATGAACTTAGCGGACCAAACAGCAAGTCATGAAATTATAACTCTATACCGTGACGAAGCATATTCTGCAATGTCACAGATACCCTATTGGTCAGCAAAGTCACCAAATCAATTTCCCCAATTTGCAAACCCCTGACCTGTTTTGATGAAAGTAACTGCTGGTTGTCCTTTTCGCCCATCCTGAACTACAGTAAAGATGGACACAGAATGTCCAATGTCTGGTGTCAGGCCTGTGATGACTACACTGCAGGACTCTGTGGTGATGGTCTGGGGCTCAGCCCCTTTGCTGTGGTAGGAGACCAGGAAACTGTGTGGAATCTCATCCATCTCACTGGGCATGCTCCAACTCAGATGGGCAGATGTTGCAGTCACAGACCCCACCACTAGATTCCCAGGGATGGGGATGCCTAGAATGCATTCATACACAGCAACTTTGGTTGACAATTCAATTAGAGGTGTCAGGACAATGCATTGATTCATGACAATGTACAGTATTGCAATACTtcttttcacaatatactgcctcgattcatgacaatcgattatataataataataaaattgaatTTGCCACATTTTTTCTCAGTAGAGTAAATAATATGTATttaagtttgtacaccctttgaaatttaaGCAGAATCTGTtttttccttcttgtgatttccgggaagatcagacgaTGTTTTAAtaagaccaattttgacagaaatgcgAAAAATTTCCAAGGGTGTACAAACGTTTTCCTATGACTGtatctcccagatgctaaaatgcttaacTAAAGAtatatgaatgctacacagcaactgacgaATAAGATGTATTTCAAGTAGGgttgggacattaatgcattaattttgattaattaatcactcgattcgattaattaattaacgcgaTTTAAAAAAATGATCGCACTATAATACAGATATATACagtagttctggattagaccagtggagggcagtattatgtCTTATGGTGAACAGGAAgctgagaagagttctctcttcatTTGAAAATGAAccatatttttagattaagcttatttattgtaattattcaaaatccatgtgaaaaaacaaaattttcactgttctcaagtcagatatttaaatgcgattaattcaattaattaatttcaaaaccTGTAGATTAATTCGATATTTTTTTCAAATctagtcccagccctaattttaagtaggctaaatatCACAATGAATCGCAATACATGAATTAATAATGCAtcattactagagatgcaccggatcctgatttttaggatcctgccggataggATCCACTGttaaagatcctgccggatccggaaccggataccggatcctacgaaagggttggaacacatagccaacttgcacacgtaggccctttttattacgttggcacaaactgtttttaagactcattggcttactgccacactgccttcaatgaccgcttccaaagggctttcactccatgcagcgattggggttgtgaaagactgactgaaaagcctaggctaagtaaaaagtagagatgccccagatcctgatttttaggtaactgtcggatacctgatccactgcttaagatcctgcgggATCCGTATAGTCTGAAAtaacctattatcctgccggatccggaaccggatcttggatcctgtacatctctagtcatTACAGAATTGGATCTTGGCATGTGTATCTTGATGCACGTTGAATCGTGAACGCTTTACCATTACCCGCCATCCCCTAAATGAAATACAGAATAGGCAGTATTCTTCCGGACGCGGCGCATGTAGTTGCAGCAgctccttgctttcccaactttcagtgtttatttgtgttaaaatgtgtctttcgaaatgtctatcgtcggaaactatgtcggaacgcacgtacagtcggcaacagctgttgcagataagaatggacaacttaagcaatgcaTTGGATATACCAACGAAGAcgctggaagaactaggaatacttcggcggcataggactacagcggacccgtctgcctcgcctacatggagacgccgaaagcgatgctccagaattaggaaaaggggcaaacgaggtggcgtcgaaacacggcttgcagccaacccaactcgtccagcaataccatcaattctcttggcaaacgtcagatctctggacaataagatggatgacatacggctactaagatcagcgaacaaaaccgtgaggaactgctgcgtgacGGTGttcacagaatcatggctgaacgacggcatacccgactcggctttacaactggaacaactaacgtgccaccgagcggacagagcccttgcagagaaaaaacgagggggaggaatatgtgtttacacacatgatgcttggtgcaataatgctacggtggtacagaggcactgctctccactagtggagttcatgatcatcaagtgccgacccttctatttacccagagaaatatccacTATCCTATTAGTCGCAGTATATCTCGTCCCCAGCAACAACAACggcgtcagaagcgaggcactgaacgagctgcatcggggcatcagtgaacaacaagatgcacagtGGTCTTGGGAGacttcaaccacggaaatctcaaaacaatacttccaaaatttcaccaacatgtcaacttcccaacaagagaacaaaacaccctggaccttgtttacacaaatcagaagggATCATACAAGGCAAAACCCCTCCCCCacatcggaaaatcagatcactTAACCatcctgctactgccagcttacaaagtgcaaaactcaccaaaccagttcagaaggaggtgagaaaatggccagagggggccgtttcacgactacaggactgctttgaaaccacagattgggacattttcaaaacagctgccacccacagcaatcacattgacattgaggagtacacagacaccgtgacctcctacatcacaaaatgcatcgatgatgttacagaaataaaacacatcaccaccagggccaaccagaagccatggttcacaggagacgttcaccgactgctgagggccagagacaaagccttcagagaaggagacgtagctggcctaaaaacagccagggcaaacctgtcccagggcatcaggaaagcaaaaaaggaatactcggacaaaataacaacacacttcaaagacagcagagagcctgtggcagggcatacaggccatcgcggactataagcctgcaccacgaagctgtgacaacaacacctctctgctaaacgacctgaacagtttctttgcccgttttgaagcacaaaatgacactcatccacagaaaactccccctccccccatgatcaacccctttacctgtcctctgccagtgtgaagaggacactggccaccatcaacccaaagcaaaaaaagcaaagcagctggcccagacaacatacctggccgagagttgaaggattgtgcagaagagctgaaggatgtcttcacagacatctttaacatctctctggagcaagcagtcatcccatcacttttcaaagctgctaccatcatacccgtgccgaagaaatcatcaccatcatgcttcaatgactaccgtcctgtagcactgacgcccataatcatgaagtgcttcgaacggctagtcctgtcacacatcaaagccaccttACCCCCCAACCTGGACCCATACCAGtttgcataccgagccaagcgatccacggaggatgcaatttgctctgccctccatccagccctcacccacttggacaataaagactcatatgtgagaatgctgttcattgacttcagttcagcattcaataccataataccacaacaactcatcagaaaactggacaaactaggtttcagcacctccctctgcaactggctgctggactttctgatgcaaagaccacaagcagtacgggtagggaataacacctcaagcaccctgaccctgagcacgggggctccgcaaggttgtgttctcagccccctgctgttcacgctgctgacacacgactgcacaacgacccacagcactaaccatctagtgaagtttgcggatgatacaacactggtgggcctcatcaccaagggcgatgagactcactacagagaagaagtagacctgctggccacatggtgcaaagacaacaacctcctgctgaatgtcaacaagaccaaggagattgttgtcaactttcagagggtccaaaaacaactgccaccactgaccatcgacggcgatgctgtggagagagtgagcagcaccaagttccttggagtgcacatcagcgacgacctctcttggaccaccaacactacatcactggcgaagaaggcccatcagcgtctctacttcttgcgcaaactaaagaaggcaagtgctacaccctccatcatgacaacattctacagaggaaccatagagagcgtcgtgtccaactgcatcacagtgtggggaggaagctgcacagagaaaaacaggaagacactccagtgtgttgtgaacacagcgaagaagatcattggagtaccactcccctccctgcaggacatttacaccacacgccttacccggaaagcactgatgatcatcaaagacacaagccaccctgcacacaaactgttcagcctcctgccctctggaaagaggtacaggcgcctccgtaccaccaggcttgcaagcagctcaatgcacaaagcaatcaagatactgaacactcaacccactctccctccactgtcagcctctagccagcaaggccactgacaaccccccccaccacccatcatcccccaccaccatatctgcgactgaaacattccacctgcactactatttttgtgactgaactctcaacctgcactaactcaaaacacacacacacacacacacacacacacacacacacacacacacacacacacacacacacacacacacacacacacacacacacacacacacacacacacacacacacaagcacactgcactttctgcactaaacccaaacatacacacactgacacacacacacacacacacacacacatacacacagacacacacagacacagacgcacaccgcaccttctacctgcactaaacacacacacacacaccgcaccttctacctgcactaaacacacacacacacacacacacacacacacacacacacacacacacacacacacacacacacacacacacacacacacacacacacacacacacacacacaatatttatttttcttcaaaatgctactactactatgtcagaacgctataaaggactcttttagaaaaaaaaaaaaaaaaaaaagcacaacaattacctcttaatgtatgttctctacaagtcttctgttgtccagtcttgcactttaaatgtctgtatgagcactgtctatgtccatactgtcttaagtccatgtataagtactgtctatgtctatactgtctacgtccttacctagattagtctatgtctgtatgggaaagcaagaaatgtaatttcaaattctttgtatgaccagtgcatgtaaagaaattgacaataaaacccacttgacttgacttgtatataATGTTTCTGACCGCAAAAATGCTGATAACAAGAGCGCTTTTACAAATTATTCCTTTTAATTTTTGGCCATTTAAGCAAACTCAAGCCTTGAATGGGAATTTTCTACACAGATGTGAATACTCCAAGTCATACCCTGACCCCTCGTAAGCAAATTGTACTGAGACCTTTGTTAGCAGGGTCTCTATATTGTGATGAAGCACATTACGACAATAACATTTCAATGTTATACCATACATCTGCTATGGGTCATCTGACCAAATCAATTTTCCCAATTTGCAAAGTCCTGACCTGTTTGTATGGAAGTAACTGTTGGTTGTCCTTTTCGCCCATCCTGAAGTCTAGTAAAGATGGACACAGTATATTCAGTGTCTGGTGTCAGGCCTGTGATGGCTACACTGCAGGACTCTGTGGTGATGGTCTGGGGCTCAGCCCCTTTGCTGTGGTAGGAGACGAGGAAACTGTGTGGAATCTCATCCATGTCACTGGGCATGCTCCAACTCAGATGGGCAGATGTTGCAGTCACAGACCCCACCACTAGATTCTCAGGGATGGGGATGCCTATAACACATGGGAAATGAGCAACTTTGGTTGACAATTCAATACAGAATGGGACTGGGAATTTTCTGCACAGTCGTGAATGCTCCAAGTTGTACCCTGACCTCCTGAAGCAAACTGTACTGAGACCTTTGTTAGCAGGTTCTCAGTATGGTTCACTAAAAGGTCTGTGGTACGATTAGCTAATCAGTGCACCCGGTTCCCTTCAACCTTTTCAAACTGAGCTGGGGTCAATTGAATCCTTACAGGACAAGATTACATTCTGATGAGGAATAAACTTAACTTGCCAAACAGCAAGTCAGAAGAAATACAACTCTATGTCATGATATCTCTCCTGGCCTCTGTCTACAAGCTTAATCACTTTCAATTatccctcactctccactctgctctgcctaattgctccacctgttctcactctctcacctcattggccatccagctgcactgcattccctctactcgttaccctctgtatttaaagctctggttttcagttctcctttgtcagaccgtctgtgaacttcactcctgtgactcctgtttcctggctacaactctgactcctgtgatcgaacccggacctgattgcaaacctgcttgatctccagcccctgacaacccgacctgccttccgcTCTGCACACCTGCCTGATCTTGATCCCCGGTAAACCGACCTGCCTTTCTGACTTTACGACCACGATTACTGCCTATCCTTGCCTGTACTTCTGCATTCATTGAtctctcctgttgtgtgtgtgttcccccccccaggactcgcggaccctccaccaccatcggacgcttctctgctgctgggggacacacacacacaggttcccaagactcgctctcccaactccctttccccaagagatcaataaactttcaaatcgtgacgcatttgtggtccccttctgtctggtccgtgacaGAACGGTCTGACCAGAATGGACCCAGCGCACGATTCACCCAGCATGGAAACCTCTGAAAACCCTGAAACACCAACTGCCATGCAGCGCCTGGAACAGACCGAGGGAGAGGTGCGTCGGATGACTGGAGACATCTCGTCATTAGTTCAGCTCggtcaccaacaacaacagcagtttcACCATCACCAACAGCAGATCCAACAGCAAGAACAACAGCTAGCCCAGATCTTACAAATGCTCACCAACATGGCTTCTCCATCTGTCCATGCTCCTGCTCCATCTGCTCATACCCCTGCTCCAGCTACAACTGCAACTGCACCATCTGCACCAAGTCTCCTCTCTGCCCCAGCGTCTTTCCAGGATCCCAACGTTCCAGTTCCGGGTGTTCCAGTTCCGGGGGTTCCAGTTCCAGCGGCTCCAGTTCCTGTTGCTCTCAGCGCCCACGAGCCAAAGATCGGCAATCCTGAACGCTTCGACGGCAACCCAGCCCAAGTACGAGCATTCTTAACCAGCTGCCGGGTCCAATTCTCGCTTCAACCCAGGACCTTCTCCACAGAGGGGGCCAGAGTGGGCTACGTCATCACTCACCTGACGGGCCGAGCTCGACTGTGGGGAACCGCTGAATTTGACCGGCAGACCCCAGCCTGCGCTTCGTTCGATGCCTTCGCCAAGGAAATGTTGAAGGTATTCGACCTAGACTCATCAACAGCAGAGGCGTCCAGGGCTCTGATGACCATCCGCCAGGGGAACCGGACAGTGGCAGACTTTTCCATTGATTTCCGCACCTTGGCAAGACGCAGTTCATGGAATGAGGCAGCACAGGTGGATGCCTTCCTTCACAGCCTGGCAGACTATGTGAAGGACGAACTCGTCTCGCATGACCAACCCTCGACGCTCGATGAGACCATCGCTCTTGCCGTCCGGATTGACCGTCGGATCCAGACTCGTCGACGTGAAAAGGGACGCTCCACCCAGACATCTGTTCGCACTCTGAGTCATTCTGTTGTCCGGCCACCCTCTTCAGCCACTCCCCAGAGCCAGCTTGACCCGCCagagcccatggagattggccgtgcaTCTCTCACTCCTGCGGAGCGCCAGCGTCGTATCTCATCCAACCTGTGCCTGTACTGTGGCGGTGAGAACCATAGAGTTGCTTCCTGTCCagcaaaagccgcagctcaccgAACGTAGGAGGGATCCGGTTGAGCTCGATGTCCACCCAACCCTCCACCAACCGTAAGCCCCTTTTTCAAGTTCGACTCCTCCTCTCTGAAGCCACCCACACTTTAACTGCCCTAGTAGACTCCGGTGCCGAGGCCAACATCATGGACATTGAGCTGGCCCGTCAGTTGGGGTTGGGGAGCCATCGATTGCCCTGTCCTGTCCCAGCCCGAGCTCTTGATGGTCATCTCCTTGGCACAGTCACCAGCGTCACTACCCCCATCTCCATGATCCTGTCAGGCAATCACCACGAAACTATCAGCTTTCACCTGCTCCGCTCCCCGGGTCAACCGCTTATCCTGGGCTACCCTTGGCTCCGCCAGCATAACCCGCATCTTGACTGGACGACCGGGACCATCACTGAGTGGGGTAAGGACTGCCACCGGACCTGTCTGCGCTCTGCCATGCCACCCTCTAGTTCAGTACCCGCCGATTCTGTCCCTGACCTCTCCAACGTACCCAAGTGCTATCACGGACTCCGGGAGGTCTTCAACAAAGCCAAGGCCACTTCACTGCCCCCACATCGGCCCTATGACTGCGCCATAGACCTCCGTCCAGGAACCGCTCCACCCAAGGGTGGCCTCTACTCTCTGTCAGCCCCCGAAAGAAGAGCCATGGAAGAATACATCACTAACTCTCTGGCAGCTGGCATTATACGTCCGTCTTCTTCTCCTGCTGGTGCTGGGTTTTTCTTTGTGGGGAAGAAGGATGGGTCCCTTCGCCCCTGCATCGACTACCGGGGCTTGAACGACCTCACCATCAAGAACCGGTACCCTCTTCCGCTGCTCACCTCTGCCTTCGAGCTACTCCAGGGAGCCACAGTCTACACCAAACTGGACCTGAGGAACGCTTACCACCTTGTGCGAATAAGGGAGGGAGATGAATGGAAGACGGCATTCAACACCCCAACTGGCCATTATGAGTACCTGGTTATGCCGTTCGGACTCACAAACGCCCCTGCAGTGTTCCAGACTCTGGTCAATGATGTTTTACGGGACATGTTGAACAAGTTTGTCTTTGTGTACCTTGATGACATCTTGATCTTCTCCAGAacccagtcagaacacacccgccATGTCCAACTAGTCCTCAATCGCCTCCTGGAAAACTCCCTATACGTCAAGGCAGAGAAATGTGAGTTCCATGCTCGGTCAGTGGCTTTCCTGGGGTACATTGTAGCAGAGGGGAACATCCAAATGGATCCAGCCAAGGTGTCAGCTGTGACTTCATGGCCCATACCAGAAAATAGAAAGATGCTGCAGCAGTTCCTTGGATTTGCTAATTTCTACCGTAAATTCATCCGCAATTACAGCACTGTCGCCTCCCCTCTCACTGCCTTGACCAGCCCCAAACAACCATTCATCTGGACCTCAGCAGCCAGTGATGCCTTCAGCACCCTCAAGTCCCGCTTCACTTCTGcccccatcctccagatgcctgACTCTGACCGGCAGTTCATTGTGGAGGTGGACGCCTCTGATGTGGGTGTCGGTGCTGTGCTCTCTCAACGAGCAGCAGAGGATGGCAAACTACACCCCTGTGCGTTCTTCTCTCGCCGGCTATCACCATCCGAGCAGAATTACGACATCGGCAACCGTGAGCTACTGGCTGTAAAGCTTGCTCTGGAGGAGTGGCGCCACTGGCTGGAGGGCTCAACGGTCCCATTCTTGGTCTGGACTGACCATAAGAATCTCGAATACATCCGCACCGCCAAACGTCTGAATTCCAGACAGTGCCGCTGGGCTCTGTTCTTCACCCGCTTCACCTTTACACTGTCTTACCGCCCAGGATCACGCA includes:
- the LOC134437374 gene encoding tenascin-N-like — its product is MPSEMDEIPHSFLVSYHTKGAEPQTITTESCSVAITGLTPGIGHTVSIFTIVQDGRKGQPAVTFIKTGIPIPENLVVGSVTATSAHLSWSMPSDMDEIPHSFLVSYHSKGAEPQTITTESCSVAITGLTPDTEYTVSIFTRLQDGRKGQPTVTSIQTGIPIPGNLVVGSVTATSAHLSWSMPSEMDEIPHSFLVSYHSKGAEPQTITTESCSVVITGLTPDIGHSVSIFTSR